The sequence GCCGCTCACTCGATTTGCGGCAGAACAACTCTCTACCGCGCATTGGTACGATCTGGGTGCTGCCCGACGCGATCTGGGTTACGATCCGGTTGTGTCGATGGAACAAGGCCTCACCCGCCTGCGAGAATCGCTCCTCGCGGAAAGCCGATCTTCGTGAGCGAAGGGCTTGGATTTCCGACGGACCTCCTCGAGCGTCGAGTTCATCTTGTGACGGGAAAGGGCGGGGTCGGCCGCACCACGGTTGCCGCGGCTATGGCGAGGCTTGCCGCGGTCGGCGGCAAGCGCGTTCTATTGTGCGAGATCGGCGATCCCGACGGCGGCCCATCGTCTGTAGGCGCCTGCTTTGGCAAGCCGGACCTCGGTCCGGACCCCGAGCCTCTCGGTCCGCCGGGACTCTTCGGGTGCCTTGTATGGGCCACTCGTGGTCACGAACTCTTTGCCCATCAGGTGATTCCTGCTGGTCCGTTGATTCGCACGGCATTGCGCTCCGAGACTTTACAAAAATTTGTCGCCGCTGTGCCTTCTCTTTACGAACTCGGCGTCTTCTATCATCTTTTGCGGTTGCTGCAGGAGACTGATGCGCAGGGAGCCCCGGTGCATGAAGTCGTGGTAGCCGATATGCCCGCCACCGGACAGACGCTGGCTCTGACCAGCCTGCCGGAAGTCCTCCTCGATGCGCTCCCCGACGGGCCTATTCCCCGCTATATGCGCGAGGGGCAGGCCTATCTGAATGACCCCGAGAAGTGTCTGGCCTGGGTGGTCACCGTGCCCGAACCGCTGCCGGTCACCGAGGCGATCGAGCTCGTAGATGGTCTGGCGAAGACGCACGTCACCACCGGCGGTCTCATCCTGAACCGGGTGCCTGTGGATCCTTTCTCGCCCGCGCAACGCGAGGCGCTCAAGCCGCTGCTGGCCGCATATTCGTTGCATGGCACGAGAGCTTTTCATCAGGCCGAGGCCGTCGGGAGGGCTCGTGCGCAAATCACCGAGGCAACATCGGTGCCGGTCGTCGAGGCGCCTCTCCTGCCTCGAGCACAGGGGGCAACCGCCGCAGAAGTCGCCGCTAAGTTGGCGAAAGGTTGGGGCACCTGATGGCGGCGACAGGCGTGCAGGAATTGATTGCCGACAAACGCGTCGTGGTTGTTTGTGGCGCGGGGGGTGTCGGCAAGACCACAACCTCGGCGTCGTTGGCTTTGGCCGCGGCCCGCTCCGGCCGTCGTGTTCTGGTGATCACGATCGACCCGAGCAAGCGGTTGGCCCAGACGCTGGATGTTTCACCCAATGCGACTGAGCCAACCGAGATTGATCGCGAGCGATTGGATGCGATGGCGGTTCCCGCCTCCGGCAGCCTGTCGGCATGGATGCTTGATCCGCAGGCAGTTTCGGACTCCATGGTCCGCCGCCTGACACCGGATGTCGCCAGCGCGGAACGCCTGCTCGAGAATCGAGTCTACCGGAACATCACCTCGATGATCGCCGGCATGCAGGAATATATGGCCGTCGAGGCTCTGCACGAGTTCG is a genomic window of Candidatus Binatia bacterium containing:
- a CDS encoding ArsA-related P-loop ATPase — protein: MSEGLGFPTDLLERRVHLVTGKGGVGRTTVAAAMARLAAVGGKRVLLCEIGDPDGGPSSVGACFGKPDLGPDPEPLGPPGLFGCLVWATRGHELFAHQVIPAGPLIRTALRSETLQKFVAAVPSLYELGVFYHLLRLLQETDAQGAPVHEVVVADMPATGQTLALTSLPEVLLDALPDGPIPRYMREGQAYLNDPEKCLAWVVTVPEPLPVTEAIELVDGLAKTHVTTGGLILNRVPVDPFSPAQREALKPLLAAYSLHGTRAFHQAEAVGRARAQITEATSVPVVEAPLLPRAQGATAAEVAAKLAKGWGT